CGTGATGCGAATCTGTTCATCGACCTCGCGCACCAGGCGATCGTCAGGTTTGAATTTCGTCAGCAGCTGCGTGCGCCGGGTTTGCAGCTCAACCATCATCGTGTTCAGGCGTTCGGCGGAAAACTGGTTCGGCAGTGAACGGCTGCTCGTCACGACGCGCTCGGGCATCGAAGCCAACTGCTGTTCGACGCGCTTGATCTTTTGGGTCGCTTCGTTGACGGCGGCTTCGCTGGCCATCAGGCTCGCTTTCGCTTCAGCTGTCTTCTGAAGCGTCAGCTCTTTCTGCTGAGACAGCACGACCAGGTTGTTGCTCTGTTGAAATTCCGTGAACTTCTGTTCCGCCGCTTTCAAGATTCCTTCACGCTCATCGGCCTGAGTTTGAAAGAAATCGGTGGCGCCTTCGGGGTGATGCAGTTTTAAATGCTTTTCGAGATAGAGTTCGCCGACCCGCTTCAGCACTTTGGCCGAAAGCTCTGGAGAGTTCGACGCGTAAGAGACCGAGATGATGTTCGCCTTGCGCACCGGCGTGACCGTAAGATCTTTCGCCAACTGGTTGACGGCACTCTCAACCCGCACAGTTTCTGCAGGTGGGGTGCGCGAGAACCAGCCGGGCTTCGCACTCGCCAGACCTGATTCTTTGACCACCTGCGTCAGAAGGTCTTTGCTGGTCAGCAGCTCAATTTCGGAATTGATTTGGTTTTCGGTGACTTCCCCGTCGGCCATCATGCTGGGCGCTTCGGAATGAGCGGCAGTGATGGCTACGTCCACGCGCTGGTTCTTTACCAGAATCTTCATGCGCGATTCGTATTTGTTGGGAAGGAGGAGGGTGACGACGACGGTGCCGATAAGGACCGTTAGAAAAGTTAGCAAAACGAGGCCTTTGCGCCGAAATAGCGCCGCCGCCCCGTCACGTAGAGAGATGTTCTGTCTGCCGACAGATGTCGTCAGTTCGCGCGTCATAACTTAACTTCCTTTGAGTTAAAACGCTGAACCAGCTGGGATTTCCAAGGAAAAGGCGGGAAAGTGGGCGAGCAGCAATCAACAATTCGGAGGAAAGCCGGCCGTTGTTCTTCTTAGTTCACTGTGGCAGTGTAGGCGCGCGGTGAATCGCAGAATCGCAGGCCTGACCCCCTTTTGGTTCTCATGACTTCCTCAAAACGCATTGGATGCACAAGACGCCTTAACGCGTGACTTGAATCCAGAGACGATTAGATGAAATCTCAGGCGCGTCTGCCCAAAGGGCAGGCAGGCTACGAAATTGTGGCGCCACCAAATCTCTTTGGAGCCAGCTTTTATAAATGACTCGAAGTGAATATCGGCCGGGCGTAGGGAAGAATTCACTTACTTTGAGATTGACCGAGGTTCCGTAAAAGAACCCTTCATCCAAGGCAATCAGTATGGACGTATCGTCTTTGCTCGGCGGCGGCATCATCGCATCTGAAAGCATGGGCGCCGGAAGAGATT
The nucleotide sequence above comes from Pyrinomonadaceae bacterium. Encoded proteins:
- a CDS encoding Wzz/FepE/Etk N-terminal domain-containing protein translates to MTRELTTSVGRQNISLRDGAAALFRRKGLVLLTFLTVLIGTVVVTLLLPNKYESRMKILVKNQRVDVAITAAHSEAPSMMADGEVTENQINSEIELLTSKDLLTQVVKESGLASAKPGWFSRTPPAETVRVESAVNQLAKDLTVTPVRKANIISVSYASNSPELSAKVLKRVGELYLEKHLKLHHPEGATDFFQTQADEREGILKAAEQKFTEFQQSNNLVVLSQQKELTLQKTAEAKASLMASEAAVNEATQKIKRVEQQLASMPERVVTSSRSLPNQFSAERLNTMMVELQTRRTQLLTKFKPDDRLVREVDEQIRITREALEKAEGKSAVEEATGLNPLRQTLETELARARLDQSAALARRTTLSGQLQQYQTALDQLESNTATHNDLQRQVKEAEDNYQLYAKKREESRIGDELDRQKITNVSIAEAPTPAQLPTSPNRPLNLVLGTVLAGFLCIGSVITAELLDDKVHSARQLEALTGGPVLATVPENGRKMISQRGSRARQVKTKPVRAELQA